CATCACGAccgagctatgagtgattcttcatatagttaaccccaaaagtaagtttgttggagtagaatgatattgataggcTCATTTGATTCATTTTAGCTTAGTTGTGTTAtcgtggcttgcggattgttcaggtattgtcaaacatttcgagttttcatttaagattaaaactccTTCACCTGccttttgtcatttgacatgcttggtgttacTTCTTTTTGACACTCGTGAATTGTTTACATAGCTTCATTGCCAAGGGAtgctttttattaaatttaggatttgcttgaggacaagcaatgctaaagtatggggggatttgatgtgacaaATTTATACCTATCACCCACATCATTATTTGAGGACAAGCCAAAAGTCAAACGTGTACCAGGTCAAAGCTCGAGACAGCGTCGCAGTAGGGGCATTACtcgcccactgcgccgcagtggttgcACGGGATCTGAAGCCTGGAGTCgatttttgcatcagattttagTAGGGTATAAATACTAAACATAAACCTAATTTCAAGATTATCAAAAGTCCCTAATTTCAAGATTATCAAaagtctttctaggagctgctctacaaGGGGTTCTATCAGGTGTCCAAGCAAGATTTTCTTAGGCGGATCCACTGAAGAtacacgagcacccatctagatcgtattacattactgtcttgcaattttctattttctcaaacgattggtacaatatgttcttctcttattttgattattattgttatttgatcatgagtggctaaacaatttatcatccaccttgatgaaactagacgaatgatgtgattgcaacatattttaattcaaagagtttatttaattatcgttattccgtgatcttgatgatttaattctttttaataattattatgatattggttgcatatatattcttcgttggtggtaccagttgaatgtacatgtgattttaaaatggttgtttgtctatgagcaattatcactagttcatggtatgatagtgaatatcattttaataaaagagTGATTTTGTCAACGTAATttataacggttggtggtaccacgttatcttttacataggttcaattgatattTGATAGTCAGtcaaactaattgttggaaaagttgtcttggcattggtggtaccggcttgggtaatttaactagcaactTAAGTGATTTGGTAATTTGTtcatggttggtggtaccacatgagcactttaatattttcacgattatctttaaactcaaatgaatttggtcttaattaaatgcaatcacatttgaagtcgagtgaattcaaggtggatgacttttatttatattgtctgAAACTTTCTTTACTTCTatgcaatttgtctttcaaatttattttaatttaattgtcaaaggaGATTTGAAGCAACACCccattttccaaaccatttcaccAAACAACTAGTCAATCCAATCCCTGAGAAGgaacacggtcttacctcttaactatactGCAAACggtcgggtccactgcccgatagtgtgtagtagtgagtttttaggtgattccaatttacaatttttaaagcTCGATTTAGCACATTAGGCCTACATATTCGTTTCATATTTCATGTGAgtcgtgtgtatgtatatatggatatatgtatgtaaattcaAAAGATCCACATCGTTTGATATCTCATGGGCCAAATGGGTTGTATTTACTCGTCTTTCACTCGAATGGGCCTAGTGGGCCAAATTATGTTCATCATTTGtataaacgggtcaaatggattaTATGTGTTCGTCTTTCAATCGAATGAGCCTATTGGACCTACATACTCATTTCATATCTCATGTTAGTCGtgagtatgtatatatgtatgtaatttcaAAAGAACTATATCATATAATATCTCATGGGCCAAATGGGTTGTATGTACTCGTTTTTCACTCGAATGGGCCTAGTGGGCCAAATTATGTTCATCATTTGTATAAATAGGTCAAACGGATTATATATGCTCGTCTTTCAACCGAATGGGCCTATTGGGCCTACATACTCGTTTCATATCTCATGTGAgtcgtgtgtatgtatatatgaatatatgtatgtaaattcaAAAGATCCACATCGTTTGATATCTCATGGGCCAAATGGGTTATATGTGCTCGTTTTTCACTCGAATAGGCCTAGTGAGCCAAATTATGTTCATCATTTGTATAAACAGGTCAAATGGATTATATGTGCTCGTCTTTCAATCAAATGAGCCTATTGGGCCTACATATTCGTTTCATATCTCATGTGAgtcgtgtgtatgtatatatggatatttgtatttaaattcaaaagatccACATCGTTTGATACCTCATGGGCCAAATGGGTTGTATGTGCTCGTCTCTCACTCGAATGGGCCTAGTGGGCCAAATAATGTTCATCATTTGtataaacgggtcaaatggattaTATGTGTTCGTCTTTCAATCGAATGAGCCTATTGGGCCTACATACTCGTTTCATATCTCATGTTAGTCGTaagtatgtatatttgtatatatgtatgtaatttcaAAAGATCTATATCATATAATATCTCATGGGCCAAAGGGGTTGTATGTACTCGTTTTTCACTCGAATGGGCCTAGTGGGCGAAATTATGTTCATCATTTGTATAAACACATCGTTTGATATCTCATGGGCCAAATGGGTTATATGTGCTCGTCTTTCACTCGAATGGGCCTAGTGGGCCAAATTATGTTCATCATTTGtataaacgggtcaaatggattaTATGTGTTCGTCTTTCAATCGAATGAGCCTATTGGACCTACATACTCGTTTCATATCTCATGTGAGTCGtgagtatgtatatatgtatatatgtatgtaatttcaAAAGATCTATATCATATAATATCTCATGGGCCAAATGGGTTGTATGTACTCGTTTTTCACTCGAATGGGCCTAGTGGGCCAAATTATGTTCATCATTTGTATAAATAGGTCAAATGGATTATATGTGCTCGTCTTTCAACCGAATGGGCCTATTGGGCCTACATATTCGTATCATATCTCATGTGAgtcgtgtgtatgtatatatggatatatgtatgtaaattcaAAAGATCCACATCGTTTGATATCTCATGGGCCAAATGGGTTATATGTGCTCGTCTTTCACTCGAATGGGCCTAGTGGGCCAAATTATGTTCAACATTTGtataaacgggtcaaatggattgTATGTGTTCGTCTTTTAATCGAATGAGCCTATTGGGCCTACATACTCGTTTTATATCTCATGTTAGTCGtgagtatgtatatatggatatatgtatgtaatttcaAAAAATCTATATCATATAATATCTCATGGGCCAAATGGGTTGTATGTGCTCGTCTTTCACTCGAGTGTGCCTAGTGGGCCAAATTGTGTTCATCATTTGTATAAATAGGTCAAATGGATTATATGTGCTCGTCTTTCATTAGAATGGGTCTACATATACTCGTTTCATATCTCTTGTGAgtcgtgtgtatgtatatatggatatatgtatgtaaatacCAAAAGATCCATATCGTTTGATATCTCATGGGCCAAATGGGTTGTATGTGCTCTTAGTGATTTACCGACTCCCTATGCTCCACCCAAAACATCACATATTGTTGGTCCCACTCCTGCCCTAGATATGCCTGCTTTTGTTGCTCCACCATCGGGTTTTACTCCTACTCCTAGTACTTCATTTATTTATCATGCTTATGATGCCCCACCTGCGACTGATACTGCTCCACCTCCGAGTCCTGGTTATATTGTTCCACCTCAGTCTTCAACTTGTATGAGTAGTCATACTCTTAGTGATCCATCGACTCCCTATGCTCCACTCGGTTTTGAGCATGTTGCTTCACCTACGGGTTTTGAGCCTACTGCTCCACCGAGTCCTGATTTTGCCACCCCACCAGAGAGCCCTGATGATGGACTGCAATGTATTTGATGTTATACGTACTTTTTAGGACTATCATTGTGATATATTATGATTTGTTATGCGTACTTTTTAGGAAATATGACGATTTgtgtattatgtaatattttatgtttaaatggCGAGAAACTATGACAATGTgtgtattatgtaatgttttatgttttaatggcTATGAACTATAATGGTGTGTGTATTATGTAATAGTTTGTGTTTTAATGGCCCGTCTAATTTGTGTTTGGTTTATTATTTATGGTTGTGTTTGGAAAATAATTGTGTTAACAAGTTATTTCCCATAGGTGAAAATGTGAAATGCGACAAAATTCATTTAAGGTATACATTCATAATGTCAAACGAATCAATTAATACAGGGGATTATTAGGAGGTAAATACCTTATATCGTGAGATTAGAAAGAGTTTTTTATGttaacatatcaagtactttacaattattaatttttttttaaaaaaaacttatattaaaCTTGTATAATAAACGTATCAGTTAATACAAagagatttttattttaacatatcaagtattttacaattattaatttttttaaaaaaacttataataagcTTTGTATCATCTACACGCTCATATCAACGATTTCATGCattattaagaagattagaGGAGAAAAACTAAATTTCACcgttataaaaaattataataaggttttcaactaattaaaatacCCCGTTTTACAACATATGGATAATACAAGACACCTATTGATGGAGAATTAAACGAAATTAAAAGGGGTGACAGTTGTGTTACAATTTTAGTATAGTAAAGATGGATTATACAAAATCTTAACAAAGAGGGGTGGTAAGGGATAATTCCCTGAAAATACAGGGGAACTTTATATATTTGActcatttacatataaaaaattaatgatctcttgtttttatataaagcTCCTAGTTTTAAATCAtatacaccattttgttgattATGACGTGTCATTCTCTGACATATCAGTGCAAAAATGCAGAGTTATTTACACACCGTTTTTTACCCCGTTTTACTTCATACGGGCCGTTTTTATCACCAAAACGGGGAGTACTACATAAAACGGGTCGTATGACCAATGTGTAAATGAATAGTTGCCGGTGTGTAACTAGTAgcgccttatatatatatatatatatatacttgtccgaatttaaaacaaatattttattatttttttgaatttaaaacaaatacatggctccccatgattttcatgattataaaaaccaaatgtgagaggttccccatctaagcttagataggagataaccccatactcacttcccccatatatatatatatatatatatgtatatatagagagaaagagagagattgggtattgtaaaatgagtattaaagtaaaacaaataagataagatcttgactcttaaatctttactcctttataaagaaaatgtctctttttattttagaaaattctacctttgaattaccagattacccttgactttttatgtcTTGCCCTAATGaataataatttacactttaaacctttattttaataattaacactttaaacccttatttatcttctaaaaattttcatcatcataattacataacctacaccacttgacaccgtcaccaccaccaccaccaccaatcgtaccatcaccgacactaCTAGATCGTCTTCTCCACTACCGCcgctgcattgtgcgggtaccatgctcgttatggttaaattgatgcacggagattcataaaataattgatgcatggtgatttttcatgatgcacaatgatttttagtgaagaaaaacctactattttatttgttttactctaatacatgttttattttacctaaaacttatatatattatgatgtGCTCAAAAGCtataaataaatagtttaaaaagAAAGTTTATATAATAAGAAAGTTTAAAtaacatacaaatataaatgcatgaatataaaatgtttataaaCAGATATCAAACATTTATAGGAACAAAAAGGAGCTaaagaaatatgaaaaatgaaaattcacTTAtagcaagaaaaaaaaacctacaatAGTTATGAAATATAACTAAACAGAAAGAGTAACACATTAGATATTGTTATATGAAAACATTAAACGTCACAATGAGatgttattataatataacttttaaattaaaattataaaatttgtaacgTTTGTTTTGTTGAGCTTAAGGTAGGCTGAGGACATTTGTAAATTTGTAAGAGGATATTTTATGTTAAGGGCTTATTTCCCTAGATAattgtagaaaataaaaactatatttaggCCAATTCATGAAAGTAACaatgatttttttatgtttcactTTTTTGAcaatgaacttttatttattgctaGATACAGTAACATGTGACACATGTAACCGCTAATGTAATcgattttaaattaaataacatTTTTAGTTACGTGACAGATTTTATTTAACTATATGACAATTTTACTGCCGTGTCATTTTCTCCCAAAACAAACATCCCCAAATCGATATAGTGGTTCCTAACCTAAAAGAAACCAAACAACTTTTGCAAGCGAAAAAGGGGGCGATTGGGAGCTATCGTGTCTTCATTTTCATCGCCATCGattaaattagggtttcatcttCACAATATCAGTATTGTGATTGTAACCCTCTTCAGTGGACCTGTTGGACAAAGAAAAACCCAGATAGAAAATTGAAGAGATGTGCTAAATGGGTAGTAGATGTGCTAAAAAAATGGGCACACCACAAGTTACGTGTGTCATATGAAACTACTTCCGTCTTCATTTGTGTTATTTACCTTAAAGTTTATATCAggttcaaaattttaatttaacaaaaaaaaatgttcaacAAATATAATGTTCAAgctttatgttttttttctttcctttgttTTTTCCGTTCATGATTTACAATATCtctgtatttatttattttttatgtatttataaaagTGAATCAAGAAATAAATTAGCATGTTATTACCAGTCGCGGGACTCTCTTAAAATTGGATTTTataattgtcttattttgactggtcaagtatttttcttccgactttgaccgtaaaaatatttgtttgtattatatattaattgacgaaagttatatcaatgaaaagtatattcaaaactcaattaattcatatatgttacatcaaatgttatataacacaaaaaaataaattacggttaaaattgaaagaaaaagactaaaaaaatcaaaataaaacacgGGAGAGAGTAATACATTTGTTATTAGCCGAAATGCCCAATATATATCCAAACCTAGATTTCCCTGCCGCCTcaacctttgcctataaatataaggggaacccctttcttcttcttcttttttcaatttatcattattatattatatataaatatgatatgaatatCTATCTTTAAAATCACAGAGGAGAGGGGATGGGGATGTTAGGAGACAATAGTATAGAAGATGTTCGTTGGCTCTGTTCTCTTTCAGAATCAGAGCTTGATTTACTCATCAGCCTAAAAGAGATGGCTATTCAAAGGGCTACTTTTATCGGACATAAATCCTTATCCGACAAATTTGATCTCAAGATGCTTAGAGGTCTCAGTTTTGTGTTGATGAAAGTGTTTAAAGAAAAGTTGGGTGATGATAATATTACACAATTGGGGGAACCATGTGTAGACAAATCTTTTTTAGTAAAACATGAAATTAGTCAGGAGTTTCGAGAAATGGGTAAGGAACAGTTGATGGCATACATCGGTTCAGATAAGAAAAAAAGGATATCTCAGTTGTTTGGTTTTGATGGTTTCAATTCTTGAGGCAAGCGGGTTTTACCAATAATTCTGTTTGTTGGCCGTGttaaaaaattcaaagaaaGGAATGTTCAGATAGGATACAATTGTAATAGATTGAAGCCCTGCCTTTGTGACTTTTTTGTTGTTCTTTTTGGAATACAATGTATTGATGTAACATGTTTATTTTCATGAGATGTAAAATGTACCAAGTTATGTAGACTAGAAATCAGATGGTTGTTAACTTGTGGTTACAATGAATTTCTTTCAGTCGTTATAACTGTTAGGCTGCTAATATAGTCTTAGTCGTGAAACTGATGTAACTGTGTTTGTTAACTCGTTAATATAACTAACAAGAGGATGAAGTCAATGTTCGCAAAAAGAGCTCAACCAAGTATCGATGTGGTTACCTTAGTTTTTTTTCCGGTAAAAGGCGGTCATCCCCTTGTTCCCCTTGTTGAGTTGCATAATCGgtgaaaaacccatcacatcttaattttttatttcataaaaatgggTATCAGGTTTTTATcaactttcatttattcataaatattaaaatattaatatgttacCAAGTATGACAACCTCATACATAAAAATTGAAATCAATGCTAAAACGTCACATTGATTAGGGCTTTAATGATTTTAATGtgctttgattttaatttggcgtttaattttaattcctgttgtgattttctttatttttaccggaatatgaatatgtatgtaattttttttttggaacattcagatttatatttatttaaacaaaaactAGCGAGATGCTAGGGATTTTATGTATTAATTGATGTGTATGAATGTATGtattatgtattaattaatgaattaattatttaattaaattgattagggttttttatgattttatacttggaatttatgattttatatttttattgctTTGTGATTAGGTTAAATGTTGCTGCCAGTAaatttgtgtgtatatgtatgtacgAGCATACTACCCGCAACGTgcggcggaattttgttttaggagtgacaatttgttataagggtagataCGGTAATTCAGTGTTGTAGTGTACAGAGGaccattttgagaaccatatatataatgaaaggggtttttggaaagaaaaaaaaaatatgcttaattttttaGGACATACCATAAATAGAActttaaaatgctttataaggaaGTATCGACGTGCTAGATAGATGTAATTGAATTGTTATTTAATGTGTTAATCTTCTTTCTTTATGAATGTTTATGAATTATTAagtgtcttttcaaattttgcaaTTATTATTTTATGCTTTGTTATTAGTAGTGAATTATGGTACAATTTTACGGTGTTAGTAAATGGTGGTGATTCAAAATAATTATGGTACAATTAttattttgctattgattgtgGATTTAATGAATTTACTTAAATGGGTCTGtttatatctattatatttGATGGgatcaaaatataatttaatccCACTATCAATTCAACCTTAGCAATTTTTGCGATAGGATGAGCTTTTTTATATGAGAGGCTTGCATAGCTTCTGGAAACAGTCAAAATTTAGTCAGATTACCGCTGTTATCTTTATTTATGTGTCGCTCTAGCtacaaaaaacataaaaacatagtGAGACTACTTGGTTTTGTAACTAACGGAGAAATCAAACTTCTTACTACGAGTACGTGTCTCATGGGAATTTATATGACATTTGGCATGCAATTGCAATGGGAAGCAAGGTACAAAATTGCAGTGGATGTGGCAAAGGGATTGTGTTACCTCACCATGATTGCTCTCCAATAATCATACAATGAGATGTGAAATCGAATATCATACTGTTTGATTCAGACTTTGAGGCTCATCTTGCTGAATTTTGTCTGGCCAAGTTCTTGAGGCGCTCTGGTACTTTGAGTAAATGTCATGTATTGCTGGATCTTTTGGATATATTGCACAGGtaaaaaattttaatgcatAACCTTACaattcttctttcatttttgaTATAACATGCTCTATATGTAGTCTTTACCTATGGGAATGATTAATCTCTACCAATTTTTTGCTTGCAAACCATTTTAAGACAATTAGTCAGGAGGCTGTAACGCCCGACACCaaaaaacccatatttatataatGACATTACACCATAATTATTTTCAGATGATTACATATAAAGTGACAATACACATTAAACTTCTATTTATAGACTCTTTATATGACCTTTAGACAACCGAAAATGGTCCAATCAGCCACATTCAGGGTCTAACAAATTATTATCtcaaaaatttgtttaaaaagagtTTAGTGGCGGGCCTTATGATGAAGGCTACAATTCTGGTAATCATATCATCCGTGTAATTATCACGTTGTGGTTCATATAACTTAATgacatcatttttttatttaatacaagACCACTACATCGATATTATTTAAGGGGAGTTTTTTAAATCTTTGACCTTAAAGGTTTATGTCTTAAcatccttttaaaaaaaattccctTTTCGATTTGTCAAATTTTCATTGTTGGTGTGGGGAAACCTCAACATCACTTGCTAACAACCTAATGGAGAGATTTTGTTAACTGCAAAAAGTCGGTTTCTAGCGATGCTTTGATATTCCTAAGGTAAGTTGTACGTAGCTGATATATGATGAACCTACCTGTATAAAGATTTCTAATTTCAATATCATGATGTTCACTATTAATCCATAGAAGATTTCCACTTTGTCTTGACGATAACCTATAACTTGAATTGTGTAGGGGTAAGGTTCTCGAGGTACTTAAGAATTTGTCTGGTAGGAGTGTTTAAGTGATTGTGGTGACACATGGTGGTTGTTTCTTGGAGTGGGAGATCTTGAGTGCAAGGTAAACTAAGTTACCATTTTTAGTCTGCAAcgatttttgatcaaattctttGGAAGTTttagtgccgccttccgcgggttttgagccccaatacctcgacggtgtatgggggaggttaagatgtaggcagaccttacctctacctaagtagagaggctgcttccagtttctacctaaatggtagaaaaggccctccaacctttgcatgggatgaggatcgaacccatgacctctgtctccagaggcaagggtgtttaccactgatccaaccatactgctttttttaatctaaaaatgTGACAATCTAAATTGGTACAGGGTATGGGAATTCCAGTTGGGAAACTCGCTTTGTATACTGCACTTGGAGGAATTAGGCCGTATGTGGTAAGCTTTCGTTCGAATGAAACTTTTCTGTCAATATTGATTTTACATCGATTTATGGGGACTTGGttcaaagttttaattattGGGTAGCCATGATTTTGCGTTTGGCGGGTAGTGGTGTCAATCTTAGGAACTTGATGCTGCCCGTCATGCAAATGGAAACATGGGTGGAAAGAGTACCTGGCTTTCCACATCATATATTGGATCCTTTAGGTTTACGTTTCTTGACATGGTCTTT
The sequence above is drawn from the Erigeron canadensis isolate Cc75 chromosome 4, C_canadensis_v1, whole genome shotgun sequence genome and encodes:
- the LOC122597078 gene encoding branchpoint-bridging protein-like, which encodes MYVNTKRSISFDISWAKWVVCALSDLPTPYAPPKTSHIVGPTPALDMPAFVAPPSGFTPTPSTSFIYHAYDAPPATDTAPPPSPGYIVPPQSSTCMSSHTLSDPSTPYAPLGFEHVASPTGFEPTAPPSPDFATPPESPDDGLQCI
- the LOC122597924 gene encoding uncharacterized protein LOC122597924, whose product is MGMLGDNSIEDVRWLCSLSESELDLLISLKEMAIQRATFIGHKSLSDKFDLKMLRGLSFVLMKVFKEKLGDDNITQLGEPCVDKSFLVKHEISQEFREMGKEQLMAYIGSDKKKRISQLFGFDGFNS